The Tigriopus californicus strain San Diego chromosome 10, Tcal_SD_v2.1, whole genome shotgun sequence region GTAAGTCCGATGAAaaagttttgtccaaaagtttTAGCCAACTTAGCCACCGCCGCCTGCTGTTGGATTACTTCCACTGTAACGGATGAACTATGTTTACTTTTTGTTTAGCGATGCTCAACATTGTATGCATGCAAACACTACTTCAATTGGCCCCTTATGAAATACCCTTGAATGCGCTCCTCTAAGTTTGAAAGCTCAGGTTTCTAATTTTTTTCTGGCAGAGTTGCTGacaagattgtttttttttcggtgcATGCCATTAAAGAAACAACCTCCCATATGTCTTTACTTTTGTTCGTTTCCAATGATGCGGAAGCCAAAAGGATATTAGCAAAAATCAGATGGCGCGATATTCAGCTCATGCACACTCACACATGCACACATCTGCTATTCGAGGTGGTGGTCTTCATACGAATATCATACTAGGCCTGTTCAAACGAACATCACAGGGGAGAGTGGATACAAGGAGAGAGTGAACGGGCAACAGGTTTTTTTCACTCTGCATATGTGATGCCACCAATACATTGACTGCTCTCCGTTGTCATTCGATTGTCTAGAATTCTACTTGGTCCTCGCACTGAGAAAAAGGAGAGCTGGGCTTGGCTAAAAAATAATATAGAATGAGATGATTGTCCCTCGGAACTGGAGAGATCTAGTGGCCCGTTCAGAGGCCGATCTCTCATTTCCCGTGCTTTACATATAGATCAGTTGGCGGGCGCCTTTGGTCTTCCCATGACAGGGCGTTCATTGCTTGCCTGGGTCTTGAGATGTCCTATGTGATTTCCCCCCATTCCTAATACTGCTCCAATTTCACAATTGCCATCAGAGAGATAAGACTTATCCGTGGATTAGGGAAATGAAATAAAGGACCCATACTTTCGCTCATTCCGTACGATTGATTGCAGGATGCCAGCCAGAAACGCCGAGCAAGAAGCTGAAATTCTTCAATGGATCGAAGCCGTTCTGGAGGAACCTTTACCCAAGGGTGATTATGAGGAGgtaaagaaatgttttcataACGAAGTGGTTTTATTTGACTAACTTCATTCACGTAGAATCTTCTTGGGTTGCAGGTGCTAAAGAATGGCGTGGTTTTGTGCCAGCTAATGAACAAGATCTCCCCGGGTTGTATTAAGAAGTTCAAAACTTCAGGACCAGCTTTTTTGCTCATGGAAAACATCAGCTCCTTCCAAGTACGTTAAGACACACTcttgaaatcaaagcaaaacaTGTTTGTGCTCATGAATCTGGTTCTTTCGTGTAGAAAGCGGTGAAGGCCTATGGCGTTCCCGACGAGGAGATCTTCCAGACCCCTGATTTGTTCGAGGCTCGAAACATCCCACAGGTGACCTTGTGTCTCTATGCCTTGGGTCGTACTACCCAAAAGCATTCTGAATACGACGGACCCACAATTGGGCCCAAAATGTCCGAAGAAAATAAGCGGAACTTCTCGGATGAACAAATCCGAAAAGGTCGCGATGGTCAAGTGGGACTTCAGGTAAGATGGACGATTCATCATCTCGAAAAACAGCAATGTGACCTGGGTgatacgttttttttttcttcttttaggCCGGAAGCAACAAAGGTGCCTCTCAATCCGGATTAGGTGGTATGGGCAACACTCGCCACATGTAAGGCTCCACACAAAACAAATGGATGGAGAACGCTTGTGCCGTGGAGATCAGAGCTTTATAATTCTAATTATTCGTTTCTTGGGTGATCCGGATGTAATTTTGAAGGAGGCAAAGTGATATGGAGATGTGATTATTACTCTTCagtattgaaaataaaattagaATCACCCAGTAAGTGAGCTTGGGAACGGATTTACTTTTTCCACGAACTCCGAACCCAATTCCGAACACCGACTCCGCAATCCAAAAACGAGAAGCCCAGAAAGAGGCCCATCGAGCCTCCCACTGCGGCCAAGATGGCGCCAAAGTCGAAGAGTCGATACTCTTCTTTGATCTCTTCTTCGACTTCTTTGAAATAGAAGAAACCCAGGGTCTCGTTGGTGGGCGTGCCCGGAATGTAATTGGCTCTCCATTGAACTCCGAAGCGGGTCAAACTAGCGTAATCATGAAGGTTCCAATGAGCGCATCATTGCGCAATTTTGCGAGATGGATAGACAGTAGAAAACGATTTTATGTTACCTGCATGAATCGTGACACGTATTGACTCGAGCCCTCCCGATGGTTTTAGCGATACAATTGCGAATTTGTCGTAATTCCGAGATCTTGGCGCAGATCTTCAGACTTTGGTTGCGGGCATCAAAGGGGGAATAATACGGATAATGGCATTCGACGCAATCGGATTTGACAATCTCCTGCAAGATGCACCGGTTCGTGTGGTGGTTAGAACCGTGGGAGGTGCAGTTTCGTTGAGCGTCCAAGATTTGTATCTCCTTGTTCAACTCAAAGTTGTAGCGGTGATCGGGTTCAATTAGGATCGAAAAAGGCTGCTGGACCCAATAATTACCCGCCAAGCCAATGATCTCTTCGCCAGAATCGTGGATATACAAATTCAGGGCCTTGACCGCCTCAGGAATCTTGAATCGGACTGTCATAAATTGGAACTTCTTGCGGTAGTTGAGCATGAGGTTCATGGTGTAGCATCGACCTTGCTCCAAGTTATTCGTCTCAACTATCCGAATGTCTGGCGTGTCCACGGCTGCAACCTCGAAATGCAGTCGCTTCTGCTCATGATCCACGAAACTTATGCTCTTGACAAGCTCCTCCACAGAATACGTGGATCGTCGCCACCTCTCGTTCATTTCATCTACAGGTACCGAGAACTAACGAAAATGTGAGGAAAAATTAATGAGATAAAAATCGCCATtatttttgtggcttatccCCCCTTCCTTGTTTCTCCCTTGATTGAGCCAATTAATAGATTCTGCCATGATTGGTATCGAAACGTTCGATGATTGGCTAAACCCTTAGTGGGAAAATGGTTCAAGCGAATAGGCTACGAAAATATCGCATTCCTAtatatcatttcaaaagcacaaTCTCAGTTACCGGGATGTGGTCTGGAGCTTTACCCAGGACCCATTGATCAATAGTCATGCCCAAATTCGCCATCTCCTCGTACTTGAATCCTTGGTAAGCGCAAATGGAAATGGCGGGAAGTAGAAGGTGATCCACGGAGAGCTTGGTCGACGTGAAGGTCGTGTCTCGTTTATAGAACTTGACAAGTTGTCGCCAGACTTGGGCCAAGAAACAAGCTCCAAGTCCCATGATCAGGATGAGCCGAAACAGATCGAGCTTCTTCCCTTTCGTGGTTGGGACGGTTgctttcaattcctttttctcCATGACTGACATGGTTTTGCGtcgttcaaattcaaggtttcAAATGGCTTCAATTCTTGGGCAGGATCAATACTTAGAAGTGGATACTAATGGCCCATTCTTAAGGACAAAGTCAACTTATCAATATGAAGACCTCCTCCTTCCCACATTTATTAGGCACCCTTAGGCTATGACAAGTCGGGCACAAACGTAACAAAAGGGGCCCTTGAGAAGTTCGTATGACACAATGGATTTATGGAAAACCAATCATGTAACGGTAGGAGAGATAAGCGGTCCAAAGGTTCTAGGAACCGTTCCGAAAAACCCTATGAGAGGTTACGTAGCAATGAGTCATTCGGACTTCCATGTCTATGATTTGGGATCCACTTTCCGGGACAGGTAACTCTTGGATTGAGTCAAAGCCTTTCGGATTTCCAATCCCAGATGACGACCCAATGGTGGGGGTACTGCATTTCCAACTTGTCGATGTTTTTCTATTAGATTCCCGACAAAGACATATGAGTCAGGAAACCCTTGACTGCGAGCGCATTCTCGCACACTCACAACACGATGTTGTTCTGGGTGAAGCACTCGTCCTTGTTTGCCCATGGGCTCTGGATTGGTCACTGTGGTCGAGAAATAACCCTCGGATTCTAATCGCCCGTAAAGCCCTGCCCAATGTTTGTGTCGGTTGGAGGTATGAGGTAAACACCATGGAATGAGCGTGTTATTGGTCTGTTTGGCGTTGGGATCGCACTTCTTAGTGGGTGCTCCGTTGAGGCAAGTGCAAACACCACGTTTGGCACCGACCTTGGATCGACCTTGTTTGAAGTCTTCGAACGGGTATTCCAATTTTTCACTAAAGGTGCcgtctttcaatttgattacaATATTGGGTAGACACCGCCAATCTGCGCCAGGTTCGGTCGGAATAAAAGTCATCCTTGCCTCGACGACGGGTACAAGTTTCTTACAGATATGATCGCGAAGCTCTTCCGCGTGAGCTCTCATCTGCCTTTGGAACGGACTTTGAGGCTCGTCCTCGTATCGCATGATGAGATCTTGCTGCCCACTTTGTATGGGAGGCAAGTCACTGGTCGTGTCGTTGACCGTCACGGTTCGGAAAGGAGCAGAGTCTGTCCAGCGGATGTTGCTCTTGTAGACAGTATTATCGATCTGCACACTCAAAGGCGTGTTGGTGAACACGTGTTGGGGTTCAGGAAATTCGGGCAATTCGTAGCCCGGAGCAGAGGCGAGAAGTATCAATCGACGTCGGGTCTGCGGAACGCCGTAACTTCCGCATTGTAGTACGGCGAAAGTGCAGGAATAGCCCATTTGTAATATCACGGACTGACATAATCGAAGCACAGCCGATTTTTGGAATGAGGCGAAATTGCGCACATTCTCGAGAACGAAGTACTTGGGTCGGAAATAGTCCAAATAGGACAAGTACGACGAGACCAGGCTATTCTTCAAAGAGGAATACACTCCGTGGCTGAATCGGTTCATGCCCGAGTAGCCCTGACAAGGTGGACCACCGATCAGCATCTCTACTTCCCCTTTTCTGGGCAGGGGTTGCTTCTTGTCGTTAAATTTTTCCCCATCGACGATCTTCTTCAAGAGCAAGTTGCAATCGTCTGTGAATACCACAGCATCTGGATtattggccttgaaggccttggCAGCCGGTTCATAAACCTCGATGGCCCAATCCGTCTGAGCTATTCCAGCCTCGTGCAAACCATGACTCAATCCCCCACATCCGGCAAAAACATCC contains the following coding sequences:
- the LOC131888017 gene encoding myophilin-like isoform X1, which produces MPMPARNAEQEAEILQWIEAVLEEPLPKGDYEEVLKNGVVLCQLMNKISPGCIKKFKTSGPAFLLMENISSFQKAVKAYGVPDEEIFQTPDLFEARNIPQVTLCLYALGRTTQKHSEYDGPTIGPKMSEENKRNFSDEQIRKGRDGQVGLQAGSNKGASQSGLGGMGNTRHM
- the LOC131888017 gene encoding myophilin-like isoform X2, with the protein product MPARNAEQEAEILQWIEAVLEEPLPKGDYEEVLKNGVVLCQLMNKISPGCIKKFKTSGPAFLLMENISSFQKAVKAYGVPDEEIFQTPDLFEARNIPQVTLCLYALGRTTQKHSEYDGPTIGPKMSEENKRNFSDEQIRKGRDGQVGLQAGSNKGASQSGLGGMGNTRHM
- the LOC131888016 gene encoding uncharacterized protein LOC131888016: MSVMEKKELKATVPTTKGKKLDLFRLILIMGLGACFLAQVWRQLVKFYKRDTTFTSTKLSVDHLLLPAISICAYQGFKYEEMANLGMTIDQWVLGKAPDHIPFSVPVDEMNERWRRSTYSVEELVKSISFVDHEQKRLHFEVAAVDTPDIRIVETNNLEQGRCYTMNLMLNYRKKFQFMTVRFKIPEAVKALNLYIHDSGEEIIGLAGNYWVQQPFSILIEPDHRYNFELNKEIQILDAQRNCTSHGSNHHTNRCILQEIVKSDCVECHYPYYSPFDARNQSLKICAKISELRQIRNCIAKTIGRARVNTCHDSCSLTRFGVQWRANYIPGTPTNETLGFFYFKEVEEEIKEEYRLFDFGAILAAVGGSMGLFLGFSFLDCGVGVRNWVRSSWKK